One genomic segment of Fundulus heteroclitus isolate FHET01 unplaced genomic scaffold, MU-UCD_Fhet_4.1 scaffold_88, whole genome shotgun sequence includes these proteins:
- the LOC118562357 gene encoding uncharacterized protein LOC118562357 has translation MAEDDCTFVRWTYAHYFEFVRDKDKKNVIVKCNLCVKSKDLSTSRNSTSNLKKHLERCHATTTLAEKRKIAEDERDKPKQQKLNFSRPAIIPLEPREVRRLVAEYVVEDMLPLSTVESPAFKKLVSKIPVTNNDKHVLPCRTTFAKELDRTYTVMEKELKKTIDEQQYVSTTADIWTANNRSFLGVTVHWIDSETLQRKKAAIACRRFRGRHTYDAIASELEDIFSQYGLTTEKVTACVTDNGSNFVKAFKEYQQVETEDDEEEDVEEDDDGKVAFTDLHSILTEGDNENAQQGLCVLPAHHKCAAHTLNLIANNEVHKWLVSNPESRTVYRSSTAKCSALWTKASRSTVASECLEEISERKLIVPSVT, from the exons ATGGCAGAAGACGACTGTACATTCGTCAGATGGACGTATGCGCATTACTTCGAGTTTGTCAGAGATAAGGACAAGAAGAACGTAATAGTCAAATGCAACCTTTGTGTAAAATCGAAAGACCTGTCGACGTCGCGAAATAGTActagcaatttaaaaaaacatctcgAACGGTGCCATGCGACCACTACACTTGCTGAGAAGAGAAAAATAGCGGAGGATGAGAGAGATAAGCCAAAGCAGCAGAAATTAAATTTCTCTCGGCCTGCCATCATACCTCTTGAACCCCGAGAAGTCAGAAGACTTGTGGCAGAGTATGTCGTCGAAGACATGTTACCATTGTCTACGGTGGAATCTCCTGCTTTCAAGAAGTTAGTTAGCAAGATCCCTGTGACCAACAACGACAAG catGTACTGCCATGCAGAACAACATTTGCCAAAGAACTGGATAGGACCTATACTGTCATGGAAAAAGAGCTAAAGAAAACAATTGATGAGCAGCAGTACGTGTCAACAACTGCAGACATATGGACTGCCAACAACAGGAGTTTTTTGGGGGTGACGGTCCATTGGATCGATTCAGAGACTTTGCAACGGAAGAAGGCTGCGATCGCTTGTCGTAGGTTCAGAGGTAGACACACTTATGACGCTATTGCATCTGAACTTGAGGATATTTTTTCCCAGTATGGATTAACTACTGAAAAAGTAACTGCATGTGTGACAGACAATGGCAGCAACTTTGTTAAAGCTTTTAAGGAATACCAACAAGTCGAAACTGAGGATGATGAAGAAGAGGACGTGGAGGAAGATGATGATGGGAAAGTGGCCTTCACTGACCTCCACAGCATTCTCACTGAAGGAGACAATGAGAATGCACAGCAAGGACTGTGTGTGCTGCCAGCACATCATAAATGTGCAGCTCACACACTCAACCTCATTGCCAACAATGAGGTTCATAAATGGTTGGTCTCAAACCCAGAATCCAGGACTGTTTACCGCAGTTCCACAGCTAAGTGTTCAGCACTATGGACCAAAGCTAGCCGGTCCACAGTTGCATCTGAATGCCTAGAAGAGATCAGTGAAAGGAAGTTGATTGTGCCCTCAGTAACCTGA